The Flavobacterium piscisymbiosum genome includes a region encoding these proteins:
- a CDS encoding ammonium transporter — MKIEKRWIISFIIISIVCITGAFWPTVTENSYVLSEFGTTDHIVPADVAWMLTSCCLVLIMTPGLSFFYGGMVGRKNVISTMLQSFICLGVVTLLWVVVGFSLAFGDPVGFGSGEHFYSFFGNPTTFAFMDYVGVLPHKQLANTIPFMLFALFQMKFAIIAPAIITGSFAERVRFISYLLFISLFTIFIYAPLCHSVWYPTGVLGSYFGVKDFAGGTVVHMSSGFAALAGVLVLGKRKNSDHIPTNIPFVLLGTGMLWFGWFGFNAGSALAANGTAAMAFATTTTSSAAAMLTWVFFDRMNGRKVSALGACIGAVVGLVAITPAAGFVSVPESMFFGFITALVSNSVVNCRFSKRFDDTLDVFACHGVGGIMGMILTAIFAHGEDASLLHGGWNVFGHHMMALVLVSIFTFFGAYFLFKVTNFIIPLRVSEENEHIGLDLSQHDETLDPKLKPITEAHYG; from the coding sequence ATGAAAATAGAAAAACGCTGGATCATCTCCTTTATTATTATAAGTATTGTTTGTATTACGGGCGCATTTTGGCCAACAGTTACTGAAAATAGTTACGTATTATCTGAATTTGGCACTACGGATCATATCGTCCCTGCCGATGTTGCCTGGATGTTGACCTCTTGCTGTCTGGTTTTGATCATGACGCCGGGATTATCTTTTTTCTACGGAGGAATGGTAGGCCGAAAAAATGTGATTTCGACGATGCTGCAAAGTTTTATTTGTTTGGGCGTTGTAACGCTTTTATGGGTTGTTGTGGGTTTTAGTCTGGCTTTTGGTGATCCTGTAGGTTTTGGTTCAGGAGAACATTTTTATAGCTTTTTTGGGAATCCAACCACTTTTGCTTTTATGGATTATGTGGGGGTTTTGCCTCATAAACAATTGGCCAATACGATTCCGTTTATGTTGTTTGCTTTGTTCCAAATGAAATTTGCCATTATTGCTCCGGCAATTATTACGGGTTCGTTTGCAGAACGCGTTCGATTTATCTCTTATTTGCTATTCATTAGTTTATTTACGATTTTTATATATGCTCCTTTGTGCCACTCAGTCTGGTATCCTACGGGTGTTTTAGGAAGTTATTTTGGCGTGAAAGATTTCGCCGGAGGAACTGTAGTACACATGAGTTCAGGATTTGCTGCTTTGGCAGGGGTTCTGGTTTTAGGAAAAAGAAAAAATAGCGATCATATCCCAACCAATATTCCGTTTGTATTATTAGGAACCGGAATGTTATGGTTTGGATGGTTCGGGTTCAACGCGGGTTCTGCTCTTGCGGCCAACGGAACTGCTGCAATGGCTTTTGCTACAACGACAACTTCATCTGCCGCCGCGATGTTAACCTGGGTTTTCTTTGATCGAATGAACGGTAGAAAAGTTTCTGCTCTTGGCGCTTGTATTGGTGCTGTTGTAGGTTTAGTTGCCATTACTCCTGCAGCAGGATTTGTATCTGTTCCTGAAAGTATGTTTTTTGGTTTCATCACGGCTTTGGTTTCTAACTCGGTTGTAAATTGTCGTTTCTCTAAAAGATTTGATGACACGCTTGACGTTTTTGCCTGTCACGGTGTTGGTGGAATCATGGGAATGATTTTAACCGCAATTTTTGCTCATGGCGAAGATGCAAGTTTACTTCACGGAGGCTGGAACGTTTTTGGTCATCATATGATGGCGTTGGTTTTGGTTTCGATCTTTACTTTCTTCGGGGCTTATTTCTTGTTTAAAGTAACGAACTTTATTATTCCGCTTCGTGTTTCTGAAGAAAACGAACATATTGGTCTTGATTTATCACAACATGATGAAACGCTTGATCCAAAATTAAAACCTATTACTGAAGCTCACTACGGATAA
- a CDS encoding nuclear transport factor 2 family protein, with translation MKKSILLLLFVATFANAQTSEKDKVSQTIDAWHKAAGDVKFDAYFDLIAEDGIFIGTDATENWTKKDFKVWAKPFFDKGTTWNFTALERHIFFDKSGKIAWFDELLNTQMKICRGSGVLVKVGKQWKIQHYVLSMTIPNDEVDAVTKIKAPIEDILIAKLQKK, from the coding sequence ATGAAAAAATCAATTCTACTTTTATTATTCGTTGCGACTTTTGCAAATGCACAAACTTCTGAAAAAGACAAAGTCAGTCAAACTATCGATGCATGGCATAAGGCTGCTGGTGATGTAAAATTCGACGCGTACTTTGATTTGATTGCCGAAGATGGAATTTTTATTGGAACCGATGCTACCGAAAACTGGACCAAAAAAGACTTTAAAGTTTGGGCAAAACCGTTTTTTGACAAAGGAACTACCTGGAATTTTACGGCTCTGGAACGTCATATCTTTTTTGATAAATCGGGAAAAATTGCGTGGTTTGATGAATTGCTGAATACGCAGATGAAAATTTGTCGCGGTTCTGGTGTTTTGGTAAAAGTGGGGAAACAATGGAAGATTCAGCATTATGTGTTATCGATGACGATTCCTAATGACGAAGTGGATGCGGTTACTAAAATAAAAGCGCCAATCGAAGACATCCTGATCGCAAAGCTTCAGAAAAAATAA
- the wrbA gene encoding NAD(P)H:quinone oxidoreductase, with protein MKKQLLVLLIAIFIGFGADAQTKSPETKVLVLIYSQNGGTYKMAKAIAEGVQEYPNTKAILKRVPSINPKEKLNAEVEKLPVATIEELANYDGIAFGSPVHFANISADMNYFFSQSIPLWTSRTLEGKPATVFMSAGSGAGKEAAILSFWNILASHGMVIVPTGIMGTATLDKTVPQGNTPFGATSLAGSTGTRPSQSELNLAKEQGKALARVASGLKNTENIKSVKTTSVETKSDINKTLKDNNIVLPEAPKPVGNYVPFTISDHKVYINQVALKDGKILNPGKVGATVTEDQAKEATYQTMLNVIAVLKEACGGDLNKVKQCVQLTGYFNTTPEYTQHAGLMNSASNLTALVFGEKGKHARATIGAASLPINSAVEIQAIFEIE; from the coding sequence ATGAAAAAGCAACTACTCGTATTATTAATCGCCATATTTATAGGTTTTGGTGCCGATGCACAAACAAAATCACCGGAAACCAAAGTGCTGGTTTTGATTTATTCTCAAAACGGTGGAACTTACAAAATGGCAAAAGCTATTGCCGAAGGTGTTCAGGAATATCCTAATACAAAAGCGATTTTAAAACGTGTTCCATCTATAAACCCGAAAGAGAAATTGAATGCTGAGGTAGAGAAATTACCTGTTGCAACTATCGAAGAATTGGCGAATTATGACGGAATCGCTTTTGGAAGTCCGGTTCATTTTGCGAATATTAGTGCTGATATGAATTACTTTTTCAGTCAGAGTATTCCTCTTTGGACTTCGAGAACTTTAGAAGGAAAACCGGCAACCGTATTCATGTCGGCAGGATCTGGAGCAGGAAAAGAAGCTGCGATTTTATCTTTCTGGAATATCCTTGCCTCTCACGGAATGGTGATCGTACCAACCGGAATTATGGGAACGGCAACTTTAGATAAAACGGTTCCGCAGGGAAATACGCCTTTTGGTGCCACTTCATTAGCAGGATCTACAGGAACTCGTCCGTCGCAAAGCGAATTGAATTTAGCTAAAGAACAAGGAAAAGCTTTGGCAAGAGTAGCTTCGGGATTGAAAAACACAGAGAATATAAAGTCTGTAAAAACCACTTCGGTTGAAACTAAAAGCGATATCAATAAAACATTAAAAGACAATAATATTGTGCTTCCTGAAGCGCCTAAACCGGTTGGAAATTATGTTCCGTTTACGATTTCGGATCATAAAGTATACATTAATCAGGTGGCTTTGAAAGATGGAAAAATTCTAAATCCGGGAAAAGTTGGCGCAACGGTTACTGAAGATCAGGCGAAGGAAGCTACATATCAAACAATGCTAAATGTAATTGCGGTTTTGAAAGAAGCTTGCGGAGGCGATTTGAACAAGGTAAAACAATGTGTGCAACTGACAGGATATTTTAATACGACTCCGGAATATACGCAACATGCCGGACTTATGAATTCGGCTTCGAATTTGACGGCTTTGGTTTTTGGTGAAAAAGGAAAACATGCGAGAGCAACGATTGGTGCGGCTTCGTTACCGATAAATTCGGCTGTAGAAATTCAGGCGATTTTTGAGATTGAATAA
- a CDS encoding oxidoreductase has protein sequence MKKAIVYGASGLVGSYILETLLNNANYEQVIIVVRAALNIQHTKLKTIIGDYNSLTEVVKGIPVDEVFIALGTTQKKTPDKKLYYQIDHDYPVLAAKLAKENGAKAVFLVSAIGANAKSSIFYTKMKGETEQDIINLNLDHTHIFRPSMILGDRKESRPLEKVFIGIFKLINPLFMGGMNKYKGIEAAHIAKAMVNSASQLNEKVKILHWEEMTHLLK, from the coding sequence ATGAAAAAAGCAATTGTATACGGAGCAAGCGGATTAGTAGGATCTTATATCCTCGAAACGTTGTTGAATAATGCCAATTACGAACAAGTAATAATCGTGGTCAGGGCAGCGCTGAACATTCAGCATACCAAATTAAAAACAATAATTGGAGATTATAATTCGCTGACCGAAGTTGTAAAAGGCATTCCGGTAGATGAAGTTTTTATAGCACTCGGAACCACACAAAAGAAAACACCCGATAAAAAACTATATTATCAAATCGATCATGATTATCCGGTTTTAGCGGCAAAACTGGCCAAAGAAAACGGAGCGAAAGCAGTTTTTCTCGTTTCGGCCATTGGAGCAAATGCAAAATCGTCGATATTTTATACCAAAATGAAAGGCGAAACCGAACAGGATATTATCAATCTGAATTTAGATCATACCCATATTTTTCGTCCATCGATGATTTTAGGCGACAGAAAAGAAAGCCGACCGTTGGAAAAAGTGTTTATCGGAATATTCAAATTGATTAATCCTTTGTTTATGGGAGGAATGAATAAGTATAAAGGAATAGAAGCAGCCCATATCGCCAAAGCAATGGTCAATAGTGCGAGCCAACTCAACGAGAAAGTCAAAATATTGCATTGGGAAGAAATGACCCATTTGCTGAAATAA
- a CDS encoding HPF/RaiA family ribosome-associated protein has product MKIQINTDKNIEGHERLATYFSEELEKGLARFEEKITRIEVHFGDENGEKFSLNDKKCVIEVRVANLQPLTVTDHSDTLEKAFSGALAKAKKSLTTTFEKQKSF; this is encoded by the coding sequence ATGAAAATTCAAATCAATACCGACAAGAACATCGAAGGACACGAAAGATTAGCAACTTATTTTTCTGAAGAATTAGAAAAAGGTTTAGCTCGTTTTGAAGAAAAAATAACCCGCATTGAAGTACATTTTGGAGATGAAAACGGAGAAAAATTCAGCTTAAACGATAAAAAATGTGTGATTGAAGTTCGTGTAGCCAATTTACAACCCTTAACCGTAACAGATCACTCGGATACACTGGAAAAAGCGTTTAGCGGTGCTCTTGCCAAAGCAAAAAAATCACTTACTACGACTTTCGAAAAACAGAAATCGTTTTAA